The DNA segment CAAAAGATACAATTGAATCTGCAGTAAAAATATCAAAATCTTTCATTCCTTTTTTTTGTTTTACAACGAGTTGGGAAAAAGGCCGGTCGAAAAGTTTTCCTTGTTGTCCGACGCCATAGATACATGTTCCGTCTTCCTCTATTTTGTAGTATTGGGCTTCAGCAGTAATATCAGCGATTGGTGATTCGATGTATTTGGCATCATTTACTGAAACATGGTCTTTATAGTTTGGGATTGGTGTTGGGATGTCGTGATAGTACACAAAATAGCGCTCGCTGCCATCAGCAAAAAAGGGAATAATAAAAACAACATTGCATCGGTTGATATGGTTTGCATCGATAAATACAAGATTGTATATTTGAGATTCAAGTTCATGCCATTGATTTCGATACCAGCAGCATATTCGTGTTGATGTTTCATTCGGATTCTTTGTCCAACACGGATACTGAAAAGATACTTCAATGTCAATTGGCTGATTTTTGGCATTTGTTACGTTTGTTGAAATCGGAAGATCAAGTTGTTGTGAGTATACCCATTGATTGTTCCAGTGAGGTGGAGTATCGTGGCGATCAGCACTGGATGGTAGATGCAACACTAACAAAAAAAAGAAAAAAATACTTATCATCTCTAGAGATATTTTTCGTTGCATATGTCATCTTCGTTAAATATGATTTAATATATATTCTTTAAATATACTAGTTGTTTTTATAATATAATAAGTTTTGTACAACTTATTTAGGTATCTGAGGAATGTTTGCCAATAAAACTCCCTTCTTTGGATCGATGTACAGATAGCATTTACGAACTTGGCGTGCTGTTCTCCGGGTTGTTACCTAGATTTTTTTGATACGCTGTTTTATATCACTCCGAGTCCACTAAAAATAATTAACGTTGCAAAACCTACTGCATAGAATAAATAGGTTACATACATAAGCGACCATGCATGAGTATTCTCTAAGGTTTTACTTTCACTGTGTTGTAGCATAAAATAAAAAATCAGGAGACTTGGTATGACAAAAAAAACTAATGGCCATAAGTAGGGAGGTAATCGGTTATAATAAATAAAGAGAGGTACCAACGCAAAAGGTAAAATGAGAAAGGGGAGTGAGATGTACGCTGCTTTTTTGATTCCAAAGGTGTTAATTAGCGTCCGTGTTCCTGTTTTTGTATCTGCTTCGGCGTCAACAATATCTTTTGTTGTCATTGCACCTATAAAAAAGACAAATGCAATGCCGCCGATCATCCAGGGTTCTTTTTGAAAAGGATCTCCAAAAACACTCCACGATGCAAGAATCCCAAGTAATCCGCGGTTGAGGGCAATCCATACTTGATTAAAAAAGAGATACTGTTTCATCCGAGGTGGAAGGGAGTAAACTACGGTAAATACCATGATGAGAAATACAAAGAAGCCAAACCAAAAATTAATCGTTAACCCGCGGAGTAATGCAAAGAAATATAAGATATAGGCGATACTTTGTGCCTCATCTCTAGTAATAACACCTCGAGGTATCGGGCGGTATGGTTTTGATATGATGTCTGCTTCAACATCGGTTGCCTGATTGAGAGCATTTGATGCAGCATTGAGAAATGCAAGAGTAAGCGCTGCTTGACCTATGGTAACCCACCAATCTGGATACATATCAAATCGTTCGTTGAAGACAAGACTTGCAAACATGATAAACATCGAAACAAAAAAAGGTGCGATAAGTGTAAACGGGCGGACAAGATCAATATACCCTCGGATTCTAATTGAGAGAAATCGTGGTTTTCCGTAGGGTTGTTTCATGGTTAGTTTCAGTGACATAGCATGACCAACGTTTTTTGTCCCCATTCATTAGTTATAAAGGTTCTGGTATGTTTGGGATGGTAGTATAAAAAGTGTTTTTATAGGTATATATAGTTTATGTTTTTCCAAGGGGGCCTGTCAACTTAAGGATTTAATCAAATGTCTTCTCTCCAGATAGTTTGTGTTGAAAAGATCTTAAGTTGACACTATCTTCCAAGGGGGTTGCATTCTATTGACTCTGGGAGGCGATTAGTTTGCTAAGGATTTTAGCTGAATTTACCGCGCAGTTTATACCGATGCCAGGTGCTTTGACGCAGTCTCCAATGAGATAAAAATTTGGTATGGGTGTTTGTATCTCTGGTTTCTGGTTATCAATTGTTTTTGCCACGCCATCAAGATGTGCGACAACAGGAAACAATTCCCAGTTTAAGTGATCTTGATAATTTGGGATGAGGTGGTTGATGTTTTTTTCGAGTAATCGTTTCAGGAGAGCTAAGGTCTGTGTATTCTTCGTCTCTTCAGGAGTACATATAATGTACGATTGGATTAAATATTGATTTGGTGGTGATAATTGTGATTCAGGTGATGCTGCCATGAAGTCGATCATACCAACAGCATCGTTTCCATCAACACCTATGTTTCGTTCGATGAAATGAAATGTTTTTCCAAGTAATTTCTCGTCGATTTTTTTAAGAGAATGGTAGGCACAGAGGCTTGCGGTTCCTGTAAGTTTTTGTAACGAAGATAGGTAGTGTTGCGGGAATACATCTCTTTTAATGAGGCAGGGGAGTTCTTGGACAAGGATGTTTGAAACGATTATGTCGAAAGGATAGGTTTGATTGTTTGCCTGGAGTGCTATTGCTTTTTGGTTTTGAAAAATAATTTGGTCAACTTGTGTATTTGTTTTGATTTCTCCACCGTTTTTTTGAATCGCTGTTGCGAGTTTATTGTTGATTGTACTAAGGCCTTTTTTTGGATATCCTACTGGTTTTGATCCTTTGATCAGATTTTTTTGAGATCGGAACATTTCGCCCGTACTGATTCGATCGAGATTGTTAACAGTTGTAATTGATCGTGAAAAAATTTCAAGGATGAGTTTCATGCTCCCTTTTCCGTATTTTTTTATAGTTTCTGTCATGGGGACAGAATCAAGTTTTTTCATAGTTTTTTCAGATGCGAGGAGTAATCGAAGTATCTTGGGTAATATCTTTATTTTCTCATATCGTGAAAGAAACGGAAAGTCGTATCCTTGTTCATGAATGAATCCTACGTTTGATTCAAGAGTATCTATGTGATCATCAAGCGTCGCAAGAACACTGTTGATATTTGAGAGTACTCCGCCGCCAATCGCATGGTATCCAAGATCAAGAGTGTAACCCTTGGTCAAGTCAGAAGAAAAAAGCGTAGCAAGATCAGGATTTGATGAATAAATATTCATGTGAAAACGGCTGAGTAACTGTTGATAGTTTTCAAGTTTACAGTTTTCTGGTTGAAATGAAAGTGCTCTCCCACCGATGATTGGTTCTTTTTCAAAGATGGTTACTTTGTGGCCTTGTCGTGAGAGGAGTGCCCCAGCGGTGAGACCACCGATTCCTGCGCCTATGATGCCAATGGAGTAGTGTTTTTGTGCCATAGTTTTTTTTACATCCGTGGTTTAAAGAGTTTTTCGCCAAATACCAGAGTCAAAAGGATATACCAAAGAATGGGAAAGATGATGAGGATAATTCCCTGCAGGTCTCCAATGAGCGGCATGATCATGATTGGGACGAGGGAGTAGCGGATAAATGATTGTATCCCTATGTATTTTCTGATGTGATCTCGATTGAAGATTTTTAGGCTGAGCAGTTTTATACTAAAGATGAAAACGAGCAGAAGACCGATGGTGAGTAGTACGAGATGCCAGATTGCGTAGGGATAATGAAACATAAAAAATGGTGCAAAAAATAGAATCGCTGAAAAGAGTCGTATGCTCAGAGCAAATATTTGAAATGAACGGGGGATGATCAGGTTTGTTCCATCTACTTTTACGCCAAGCGTGAGTGCGATGTTCTGTACCTTCATGAGGTGGTCGTGGTCAGCGTCTTTGATTCCGTTTTCTATTGCATTCATATACAGCAGATTTTCAAAGGTTAGGATGAAGACAATCCAGGTTATCGGTGTCGGCGCTCCAAAAGAGAGAGCACCAAAGA comes from the Candidatus Thermoplasmatota archaeon genome and includes:
- a CDS encoding NAD(P)-binding protein, which gives rise to MAQKHYSIGIIGAGIGGLTAGALLSRQGHKVTIFEKEPIIGGRALSFQPENCKLENYQQLLSRFHMNIYSSNPDLATLFSSDLTKGYTLDLGYHAIGGGVLSNINSVLATLDDHIDTLESNVGFIHEQGYDFPFLSRYEKIKILPKILRLLLASEKTMKKLDSVPMTETIKKYGKGSMKLILEIFSRSITTVNNLDRISTGEMFRSQKNLIKGSKPVGYPKKGLSTINNKLATAIQKNGGEIKTNTQVDQIIFQNQKAIALQANNQTYPFDIIVSNILVQELPCLIKRDVFPQHYLSSLQKLTGTASLCAYHSLKKIDEKLLGKTFHFIERNIGVDGNDAVGMIDFMAASPESQLSPPNQYLIQSYIICTPEETKNTQTLALLKRLLEKNINHLIPNYQDHLNWELFPVVAHLDGVAKTIDNQKPEIQTPIPNFYLIGDCVKAPGIGINCAVNSAKILSKLIASQSQ
- a CDS encoding UbiA prenyltransferase family protein; the protein is MNKIVAYARLLRIPGLGGLAIPPIIGAVTVGVTDIYQLVLLFIIGACAAIYGFILNDFADIELDRLVKELSGKPLVSGDISRKNAIFICFLCVLFAFLSMILLWNGKIIDTYKTAAAICMVLAGILGSIYDIYGKRFIASDLLVALSMGLVFLFGALSFGAPTPITWIVFILTFENLLYMNAIENGIKDADHDHLMKVQNIALTLGVKVDGTNLIIPRSFQIFALSIRLFSAILFFAPFFMFHYPYAIWHLVLLTIGLLLVFIFSIKLLSLKIFNRDHIRKYIGIQSFIRYSLVPIMIMPLIGDLQGIILIIFPILWYILLTLVFGEKLFKPRM
- a CDS encoding UbiA family prenyltransferase, with the translated sequence MSLKLTMKQPYGKPRFLSIRIRGYIDLVRPFTLIAPFFVSMFIMFASLVFNERFDMYPDWWVTIGQAALTLAFLNAASNALNQATDVEADIISKPYRPIPRGVITRDEAQSIAYILYFFALLRGLTINFWFGFFVFLIMVFTVVYSLPPRMKQYLFFNQVWIALNRGLLGILASWSVFGDPFQKEPWMIGGIAFVFFIGAMTTKDIVDAEADTKTGTRTLINTFGIKKAAYISLPFLILPFALVPLFIYYNRLPPYLWPLVFFVIPSLLIFYFMLQHSESKTLENTHAWSLMYVTYLFYAVGFATLIIFSGLGVI